One window of Amaranthus tricolor cultivar Red isolate AtriRed21 chromosome 11, ASM2621246v1, whole genome shotgun sequence genomic DNA carries:
- the LOC130826597 gene encoding uncharacterized protein LOC130826597: MRLAQPRRGLDSSRESKEEIDQAHNNIHDDKAPGVDGFNAFFYKKVWHIIKGEVYEAILDFFDGNQFHNAINCTAVTIIPKIKNATYVKDYRPIACCTAGFLPERQLMDNVLLASELIKGYNRAYNSPRCMVKVDIRKAYDSLKWSFLQKVMEELGFPNQYIQWVMVCVRTLSFSILVNGYPTPPFAAAKGLRQGSLQPYLFAIGMEYLTRRLAGLANKKNFKYHPKCQRLKITQLIFADDFLMFARGDVHSVLLLTSEFASFSEASGLHANPEKSCIYFSGVTDDVQSLILKETGMTKGDPPFRYLGVPLSSRKLNYSQCRPLVEKITARIHHWSVKSLSYAGRFQLLQSVIGGMMNFWAQLFCLPKKWIKQVLRICRIYLWTGKETPSRKASLAWEQVCLPKVCGGLNLRNMRIWNQAALLKLLWAISVKKDRLWIQWWQGWQSVTENGAFSIKKAYMKLLGTHSKVSWRGLATRDRLLSWKIQCSAACGLCDSADESVEHLFYQCSYIQAVRLQVFGMFGLGVLPPGSWTEERDNVQLRVVNYILYGNDKATR, translated from the exons ATGCGGCTAGCTCAGCCAAGAAGAGGACTAGATTCGAGCCGCGAG AGTAAGGAAGAAATAGATCAAGCTCATAATAATATTCATGATGACAAAGCCCCTGGAGTTGATGGTTTCAATGCTTTTTTTTACAAGAAAGTATGGCACATCATCAAAGGTGAGGTTTATGAGGCCATTTTGGATTTCTTTGATGGTAATCAGTTTCATAATGCCATTAACTGTACTGCTGTCACTATtattcctaaaataaaaaatgcaacttatgTTAAAGACTATAGGCCTATAGCTTGCTGCACT GCTGGTTTTCTTCCTGAAAGACAGTTGATGGACAATGTTTTACTTGCTTCTGAACTGATTAAGGGTTACAATAGAGCTTATAATAGTCCTAGGTGCATGGTAAAAGTGGACATTAGGAAAGCTTATGATTCTTTGAAGTGGAGTTTTCTTCAAAAGGTGATGGAGGAATTGGGGTTTCCTAATCAATATATTCAGTGGGTAATGGTTTGTGTTCGGACTCTTTCATTCTCAATATTGGTTAATGGCTATCCCACACCCCCATTTGCTGCTGCTAAGGGATTAAGGCAAGGTAGTTTACAGCCTTATCTCTTTGCAATAGGGATGGAGTATTTGACTAGAAGACTTGCTGGTTTGGCTAACAAGAAAAATTTCAAGTACCATCCAAAGTGTCAAAGATTGAAGATCACCCAACTAATCTTTGCTGATGATTTTTTGATGTTTGCTAGAGGTGATGTTCACTCTGTTTTGCTTCTTACCTCTGAGTTTGCCAGTTTCTCTGAAGCCTCTGGGTTGCATGCAAATCCAGAGAAGAGTTGTATTTACTTTTCTGGAGTTACAGATGATGTTCAGAGTCTTATTCTGAAGGAGACAGGCATGACTAAAGGGGATCCTCCTTTTAGATATTTAGGTGTGCCTCTTTCTTCCAGAAAGCTCAATTATAGCCAATGTAGGCCTTTAGTTGAGAAGATTACTGCTAGAATTCATCATTGGTCAGTTAAATCCCTTTCCTATGCTGGTAGATTTCAATTGTTGCAGAGTGTGATTGGTGGTATGATGAATTTTTGGGCTCAGCTGTTCTGCTTGCCTAAAAAGTGGATTAAGCAAGTGCTTCGTATATGCAGGATCTATCTTTGGACAGGGAAAGAGACTCCCTCAAGGAAGGCTTCTCTTGCTTGGGAGCAAGTGTGTTTACCCAAGGTTTGTGGAGGTTTGAATCTGAGGAATATGAGAATTTGGAATCAAGCTGCGTTGTTGAAGCTGTTATGGGCAATCTCTGTCAAAAAGGATAGACTTTGGATCCAATGG TGGCAAGGATGGCAAAGTGTGACTGAAAATGGAGCATTCTCTATCAAAAAAGCTTATATGAAGCTTTTGGGTACTCATTCAAAGGTTAGTTGGAGGGG GCTTGCTACAAGGGACAGATTGCTTAGCTGGAAGATCCAATGCTCCGCTGCTTGTGGGTTATGTGATTCTGCAGATGAATCAGTGGAACACCTTTTCTATCAGTGCAGTTATATCCAAGCAGTAAGGTTGCAGGTATTTGGTATGTTTGGCTTGGGTGTTCTACCCCCTGGTTCTTGGACAGAG GAAAGGGATAATGTGCAACTTCGAGTTGTCAATTATATCCTTTATGGAAATGACAAAGCCACTCGATAA
- the LOC130827017 gene encoding LOW QUALITY PROTEIN: NADH-ubiquinone oxidoreductase chain 2-like (The sequence of the model RefSeq protein was modified relative to this genomic sequence to represent the inferred CDS: inserted 1 base in 1 codon), whose translation MWAPDIYEGSPTPVTAFFSIAPKISISANILRVFIYGSYGATLQQIFFFCSIASMILGALAAMAQTKVKRLLAHSSIGHVGYIRTGFSCGTIEGIQSLLIGLFIYVSMTIDAFAIVSALRQTRVKYIADLGALAKTNPISAITFSITMFSYAGIPPLAGFCSKFYLFFAALGCGAYFLAPVGVVTSVIGCWAAGRLPRVSQFXGPKAVPRAPDT comes from the exons ATGTGGGCACCGGATATCTATGAGGGTTCACCCACCCCGGTTACAGCATTCTTTTCTATTGCGCCTAAAATATCTATTTCTGCTAATATTTTACGTGTTTTTATTTATGGTTCCTATGGAGCTACATTGCAACAAATCTTCTTTTTCTGCAGCATTGCTTCTATGATCTTAGGAGCACTGGCCGCCATGGCCCAAACGAAAGTAAAAAGACTTCTAGCTCATAGTTCAATTGGACATGTAGGTTATATTCGTACTGGTTTCTCATGTGGAACCATAGAAGGAATTCAATCACTACTAATTGGTCTCTTTATTTATGTATCAATGACGATAGATGCATTCGCTATAGTTTCAGCATTACGGCAAACACGTGTCAAATATATAGCGGATTTGGGCGCTCTAGCCAAAACGAATCCTATTTCGGCTATTACCTTCTCTATTACTATGTTCTCATACGCAGGAATACCCCCGTTAGCCGGCTTTTGTAGTAAATTCTATTTGTTCTTCGCCGCTTTGGGTTGTGGGGCTTACTTCCTAGCCCCAGTGGGAGTAGTGACTAGCGTTATAGGTTGTTGGGCGGCCGGAAGGTTGCCACGAGTAAGTCAGT GGGGACCGAAGGCAGTTCCCCGTGCACCGGACACGTAG